GATCCTGATCCAGACTCAGactaatttatttcatttgttcatatgtCTGAACTCAGCTATTTTATGGCTTCATTGCTTTTTCACAGTGGATGATTTGATTTCTACACACTAGGTCGCATTGTATTTTATCGATGACAACGTGAGACTGCTCAGGCTGTTGATTCACGTTACAATCCGAAAGTTTATCGACGTAACAAGTTCAATGTTTTGTTCTGGCATCGTCACAAGCTTCAGGATTTATATGCTACTAGCACAAGTCACAGGTCACATTTTACGATAGTGCAATGAGAAACTGAAGAAATTGCCAAGTGATGTTTGTCGGTTTAATGTGGGTGTGGCGCTATTTTCGCAAGTGTTGTTGAGTTTCTTGCCTGATTTTACACAAGATACCTTCTACGGATTCGAAGAAAGGTGTTCACATCAGCGTCATACCGAAGTTGAAGAATTAGCGTTAGCGTGACGTTGGATGTTAAACAATGCGATCACATGGCTACCTTCAGTCAATCTTTTGAATGACTCGCCTTTGAGGAGGTGTTGTGAAAATACTGAGTGTGTTTGATTTTAGCAAGCCTAGAATACTTGTAATTTACTGTATGAAATTAGGTTAAAATATGTGTCTATGTTATGTAGCATGAATGGAATCGCGGTTTACTAAAAAAATGTGCCATTAGTTGCAGTTTCTTATGAACGTCGAAGGGGTATTAGGTATACAAAAAAttgattcgtttatttttacaggctcagttacataggtttaaaggagccaaattcttaaatataattttaaaactatatatataaacaattttcttacatctatggttagtaaggtgggaaaccgattactcgcggtataCTCGAGTTTAgcagggtgacatatttttaggagaaggaagggatataagaaaatcgtaacaatgttgatgaacactcaattctcaaatctattcgtatatctatagtgtattttcaattcattcaatttattcaatttattctaatgttttgtagcaaggggacgaattaccctcAAAGGAAGGAAAGAAGGGTagaaggatatagggacaatcacacacgaagatcgatagctttgaggaaaacatatatatgggacatgtaatcaaggtctaaccgagccaacacatctctcaccggcacattgggctgtcttcttCGGGCCGaatggagttttctaaatttgatctggcgaccagatataCCCCGCACGACCAAataacgtgctcgatgtcgtgataaccttggccacaaacgcagagatcgctgctggcaagattgagacggaagagtagtgcatctaacgaacagtgattggacatgagtcgggagatgGTGCGAATAAAGTTCCGACTTCAATTCAAAAGTGTATGCCAGCTTGAATAAACTTCCAAAAACACGCGTGTGAAGTTTAGAGTCAAGGCCGTACAACATTACATACAACGTCACTAAAATGTctttaactcggtaaataataagtTTTTCGGAAAGTCCTTCCTAGGGTACATTCTTGAATGTCCGTACTcccaaaatatgaatgaaaaaatttgactatttcaaatttttagactagaatacccccttgaaAGAATGGTATTCTTCCGGATATCAGTAGTTCGGTAACATTCACTCGTttactttcattggaatctatagttttgaaaatattgttgAGATGCACAACTTGATGCCTATTCCTATTCTTCCATTCGTTCTTCCTATTCGTTTGTCACTCAAAGCTTTATAATGGAATAAAAAACAACACTATTGTTGCTAAGTATAGCACAATATACGAATATATGGGTTACGAGACATAACGTGTTTCCGAACCATATCTCACGTGTATATACCGTTTTAAAGTTCCGATCAGCAATTTATGAGAATAAACGTTGAAATAGAATCGTATACTATTTTTGGATTCTTGCCATTCAGAATTCTATAAATGAATAATTCCAGTTATCTTTACAGTAGTAGCCCGCTCGCCGCTACTATCTTCCCTTTCCATTCCATGAATATCCATTTACTGCAATGTTATTCGTACCTTTCACCGTGTTGGGCTCAATTATAGAGGTTAATTATAGAGGTTACCCACTCTTTGTAACCGATATTTTATCACGGTTCGAAGCAGCACCTCTGATACCCACGGGTGGGGTATCTGCTGAatgttattctttttttttctagcgGTTTATTATCGACAGCAGTGGATTGAATATTAAATTGACCTTTACCTACGATGCGGAAAAAGGATACGAGTGGTTATATCCACGATGTGGGTTTAGCTAGCAGCGATTAATAAATATGGGACAACCTTTTTTCTCCGATAATGTACTTAAGGCTATGCATTTAACACAATAATCGGATGAGTAACGACCATCACCTCCACAACAAAGATCCAATATTAATGGGATGTTTTAGTTTAGAACCCGGagaattcgattttttaaatatttttgagGTTTAGACGTTCTAGAATATTCATTTCATCATTTATCTAGTTATAGTCATTTCAACAACGCGGTATCTAATCCAACACGACTTTGAGTTTTCTCGACATTACTTTTATCAAGCTGGCAAAAAACCGGTGAGTAATGTGGAAGACATAGCCGGAGGAACGCAGTATTACATAGGTCCGATGTTACATCTTCATCGTTCCCAAAGACATAATTGTCAAAGAAATAATCCCCAGGAAACGCGCAATTCAAATGTGGACAAATGTGGATgcgacttttgagtcaccctgtacttcaatagagctgtcgcatgtcaaaatacaaacaaaaacagaaatggCTCTCTTGATAGCCATTCggtcgtagttctgtgcgcatggtatctaaggaatttctcgttaaatttagtttattcaatctgatttattggacaaatcatcaatttgtacgactgttcacatattctaggagaggtgaacagattttttgattaatctcagcgattaattagcatagaaattactatGATGTTTGTTTCGAGGAACGGaaattgaatcggtatgtggacgctagaaatgggcatattccttagggtgaccactatgcccccacttcccttaTAGGTGCCAGGAGGAGTCAACTATTCGCGCGTTTTAGGTTTGTTCCAAGAACCTGCATTTTGAAGGCTTGTCGGGCAGTCATGGGTTTTTTTTATGAGGACGCCATTTCGGGAACAGAAGAACAAACATCAAAATACAAGTAGATTGATCATTCTACACGAACACATCTACAGAATGAGATATTTTCCACAATGCCTCAAAATTGTTGTCTACGCAAATATTTGTGTATATTGAGTGGATCGTATTGAGTATATATCAAAACTAAGAAAAGTAACAGATACGTTGGTAATGACTACTAGAACTGTTCGTATCACAATCAAACATTTGCGGCATTTGCGGCATAAACTAATCTAAAGTCCTAACATTAAGCTCGCTGCAACAATTTCATTCATTAGAATGCTTTTTATTGTCGCCTTTCTATGTACGACTAGCTTATTCAGCAGGGTCGTTACTACAAGGATCACCATCAATTTTCAAGCGTCTGTTGGGAGCTGAGGGGAATTCTATCAAAGTTAAACACACTTCCTTATGTGTAGAGCCCTCGAACACCTCCTAACCTGTTTTCAAAGGCTACGATGGTCCGTCTTTCCATCAAACTATACTTGGCTAGGCTTGATAACTTCTTCCCAATTTGGCTACGATTATAGGAAAACGAAGCAATAAATTAAAAGACCTATTCAAAggggttttcatcaattttttcagGGGGTCAATCAATGTACAGGTAGGTTTACGTTACATAGGTAAGTATCTTCTTTTCAGGTTACTGGCACTCATATTAATTCTGCAGGCAGGTATACAACAAATATGTACAGAACACATAGATCTTCACATATGTTACACCTAAAACGAAACTTTTTTCGGAATGGTTTCATGATGtaatgtattctattagtcgaatcatttcatttgagaccgattatttgtatttatgtATTTAGTGTGTTTAGTGTGTTCTCCGATTCAAGTCCAATTGGATTCTTGATATCTTGGAATACGCTTAATAggcgaatttgtttttttttatagtttctggaatataaggtaGAGATAGACGAAACGGATATCCGATAACTATCCGTTATCCGGCCTATCCGACCAGCATATATACCGGATATTCGAAAAGTATTATTTCTTATTAACATAAGATAAATTATAACACAATAGCACATAAACAACATTCACACGTGATTTAAAATAAGGTGTGATTACTGAAATATCAAAATGTTGATGAAATTGAATTATTATCAACTCATATCATCAAAGTTTTTTTGAGCTCCATCGCTTCGTTTCGTTGAAGACGGTTCTAAGTTTGTTCTCaatctcaatgaaaataattgattgctgATTGTATGTAACCGAATTATCTCAATACCCTCACAAAAATCtagtaataataatataaaaccattatTAGAATAAAACTGTTTTACATTCCTTATagaaaatgggtgggttatatctatggtaaaaCCATAAGATTGACGTGACCTTTGACTAAGTAATCATTTGTTAGTATTGATTAAACTGTTAGGggaggaccccggtctggaagattgaaaaaatcgtatttttgtttttttgcatttttgggaagcatCAGAAATGTTATCCTGAAAggaattttcaatatttgatttcgttggaatgttacagccaaaagtatgaagtcacttcaagggatatagtattgctgtacgaattttcaaacgcgtttttctcgaaaccatgtttttccaacaggtggtatcgatatcttagGATCTACTCGACTGATTTGGCTGAACTTTTTTATCagtatgtaaaaatgaattatttgaagcgttacatagccgttttttgtatctcattttttcgattttttatgagtttctaaacagcgattttttatgataaataacccatttttaacaaaaatggccgtcaTTTTGGCAATTATTCGAATTTTCccaacccctatgtaacgctttaggtattgtcctaaagtttcaaaatattcattgaaattcgATCTGCGACACCCCtctgcttcagaaccgataccaacAGTAAGGTACCAATTTTCAGACAGTATCTACGTTTCCAGCTGTCAACCGCGTAACAATCATTATTGGGGCactaaaaaatgtaaaatacattttcaaatatatcttaaacaataaacaaaatacccgaacactttattcctaacatccgaaaaagaatcacaaaaattcattatttttcgaccttccagacaggggtcccccttgatgaatttttcgaattcaaatgaattcaaatatttgctgtgtaagtaaagaattggGGGGGgctctccgtagccacattggttgcgcgttcgcttagtaagcgatcgatcgtgagttcaaaactcaggaccctcattgaacatctttgtgttgttacagaataactgcgtccacgcaacaatcatcagcgatggtgaTCGATCCATGGTCGGaataagatcgatttatccatacaactgctcagctctgcaagacacatcgggctgctgttctataaataactcaacaatgatcaataaactgtctccgctgtccggtggtccaactggataatggaagaacagaaaagaatactcttacgcctaaatggctactgtgtgaatgtaccatatgtataatggtatagaaggaatactggcgaatggcaactgtgtaatatgctaattatagatatatgataaccatgtgacatgtacacgattaaaattcggctctgttacagccaaaatgctaatgagccttaaataaataaatgggataaaaaaaaagtaaagaatttgaacaaacgtcatgtaatgtaaggcaccttggttttgatggtcgtgttagggaaacatgtcGGTGGGAATAATAGTTCACCCAACTGACATGTAGACACGTCGGTTAATCTTTCGATTaattccaataattgaatatcttcgattataatcgagtaattgtGTATCGAATAATGCATaatcaaaatatgaacgaataattatcacagtaatcgcgattaataaaacattattttttaagtAAAGAGTTAGgctacacatttttttttatctaacatGACCATGTTTTTGTATCTTAAGATGACGtcaaagaaaagcaaatactgAACTCAATCATGCATATGATTTGCAAATTTAATCTTCCGCTGAATACAGTCGTTAAACCAGGTTTGCGCCAACTAATGAAGGTTGCAGCTCCGCTGTACATTTCTTACAGCGGAGCTGTAAGTTCACTAGTCTTCTAAATAATAAATATGATGCTTTAAAAGAAATCGTAAGGTTCAAGTTAGCAAGCGTAAACTTCATGTGCATCACTTTTGACATATGGACGGAGATAATGAAGGTTAAAAACTACCTTGGAATCACCGGTCATTTCTACTCAGGTATATTTAGTTTTATCAGCTTTCTATAATTATGGATATCTATAACATAGGTACACCCTTTCATTGAataataaatattaaatttaaacaTTTGGGTTGAGTGATCCGTTAAATTAGCTGAACTGTCATTTGATTTCAGCTCTGAAAAGATTGTTTTTGTATTGAGTGCTCGCTTCCTCGATCATGCTAATATGGTTGCGTGCCCTCATGAAGCACCCTCCACAGAAATATCTGTTGAATATACGCAAATTGAGATCgtgtttaatatttttattttttcacctaATTTTCACACAGTTGTAGAAAACAATCAACGAGGAATCCtcatttgatttttattatttttaaaaagctcTACTATCaatctccacttgttgttgctTCTGCTATCATATATCTTGGTAAGTTGTTCAtgtattatttgatttttttttctatctggtatactttttttcaaacaattttagcTGAGTTGGTAAAGGATGAAATTACCAAATCTAAACGACTAATCGCCGAAACATATGATTCAATtggcaataatcgcacttcggtttaacctcattggttacgatatcgccactgtgCAAAGCTAAATTGTATTCTTAttctaaatgaaaaatttaatattcgtaaaaaaattatttaaaattgtgtttttttctctttcacATTTAACACTTTATTTGCACCGAATATCCGActatccggcctcgaagctGGCCGGATATCCAGTATCCAGCCAAACTACTATTCGTTTCATCAATATTTTTGGGTCAcatgtttttgtaaaaaatcttgaaatttctTTGGCTCTCTTCAAGAagcagtctaatttttttttaaatatttcaagtatgcaaagtttcttaaaagacccatgtgttgacacccacaacgtttcactgatatctgagatggtgctgccaacggccagtcgagttggtggGGTTTGGGGGGTTTTAGAAAATATATGTGTCACCATTTTGTATTGGCGGCCATTTTGCATATTCATTTTTTATGATCTACTTTATTCTGCTAGTCGAGCGCtgttatttgatacccatattgaaaggattttcttataaaaaatatgtatggccatttttgtggtggcgaccattgatggggttttgaaagaaatatttagtccaccattttgtagcggccaccatctttgattttcaagataatggaatacacagttttataactacaacagagataaaggtgtgttccaaatttcagatcccCCAACGACATCAACAACCGTGTAACTAACAGAAGTATTGTTTTATAAGACGATAGTGACTACAAATCGCGACTATAAACAAATGGGGACAAGGCTTTTATAATTCACAGGTATACATTTTCTCTTTTCATCTCGCCACACTTTTGCCTCTCATCATGGCACAGACTCGAGGGAAAAATATCGTACTTTTACACAAAGTCCATGGAGTGGTATACCGCCCACGACGATATCAAAATGGCGTTCTTCAGCGCACCTGATGGCAGGGGTTAAGTCTGTCTGTATATTAATGCAAAATGAACTtctaaaagaaaaataacttgaTTCTTTCAATTAAAAATATGATCAATcttaattcatttttatttgaccaaattttgatcgttaTACCCTTTAACACGATGAATGATACATTTAAGAGATGCATTAGAAAGCGGGTCAGATTTGTGAGCGAAAAATTATGTCAAAAATTAACGAACATCACTTTACTGATACCGTTTGGCATTGTGTTGCTTCTTCCTCTCCTCAAAACTGGTCTGACCGTTTCGCTGGAAGTCTTTCGAGAAGTtcagatcttcttcttcttcttgaatggcgttaacgttcccttgtggaacttttgccgtctcaacgtatgcattaactagcgtcatttattaatacttggtcgagatttcttaagccgaataacacgccttgaatgtattccgaagggcaagctcttgaatacgcatgaccacagtgcaagtcgaaggaaatttctttgacgaaaaatcccccggccagaacgggaatcgaacccgaacacccggcatgataatgtgagacgctaaccactcggccacgggtgcactgacCGATTGCAGTTTAGAtctacgatttacgatttaggTTCACGGGAAAAGTTTTGGGAACTGGTCGAAGCATTACATGACAGCTATGACACGTTATGATCAACGGCGGTTCAGGAATGCTGACCAAATGGAACAGGGTTACGATGATTGAATAATTACTGTTCTGAAACCAGATCACCTCAGTAATGAATTGAAGACGAAAGTCTCACCGACCGTAAATTGTTAAATGTTACGAGGAAGTTCACGATTGCATTACGGAAGCTCACGTGTCCAAAAACAAGCGGCAATTGTATCCCAAACGGTGACTATGACGCGCAGCTTCAGAAGAGTGAATTAAAAAATCCACAGGAAGCAGCGGGTCATCAAgacagaaaaaaatacaactctgGAACGCATTTTCAGTGACTGCTTCCATTCGCGTAACTTTGTCCCATAAAAACCTGGAATTGTATGAGTGACTTATTCTTTAGGCGTGTGAATAACTTTCAGCATACGGTGGTGCTTACGTCGtttgggaaaaaagttttttcgttcatAAAAGGGAACGCCAACGGAGGGAAAGTTAACAAGCACATCAGGTGAAAAGCCACCACGTGATGAATGGTTGGAACATGTGAAAAATCTCGTCAGAAGATTACATCAGGAAGTTTTGTAACGAACCATTTTGGATTAATTATTAGATCTCTCATCTGTTTGGTATATTAGATAACAATTAAGGGTTTGCCTTTTCGGTGAGAATTGTGATAATACTATcagttggaaaaaatattctatTGACTGTCGTTTGGCTTCGTGATGCTCAATCGATGAACACTTTCATCTCAGCGTTCATTTGTGAATTCGCCTCATCTCTGAGGAGATATTTCATCCTTCATTCCACCTCCTGACCTTTGAAAGCTTGCACGTGGATCAAAACAGAGAGACATTTTCTTCTCACACACGAAAAATGCAACGTGTGTGCGCTCGCTCCGCATCCTTCGTTATTCCGATTGGGACGAAGCACTAGCATTACAGCATCCTGCGAACAAACAAGAGCTCTCGTGCTGTTTTCGTTTCGTTGAGAATTCATCTCAACAGTCTGTGGCTGGAGCAGCAGGAGGAGAGCCACAAGGAAAGCTATAAAAGTAACAGCGCGTATCTGATTACACTCATTAACAAACCGACCCAGCTTTCGTTAACTTGAACTAAACAACTGAACCCCAAGTGGAGATTGTGATTTGGATTTAATTGAAGTTCGTACCAAAAAATCAGTGAAAATGTTATCGTGTGTGGAAATGGATAACAACAACCTTTCACCAAACATTGGACTCACAGTTGGAGCAGGAAATAACAACAATAGCAGCGAAAATATCTATATAGATATTCCAACGCCTTCGACGAGAAGTGTTTCACCGTTATCATCTGTTTCGCCGGGACGAGATAAatcgtttggattttttcaaaacatctACCGCAAAATTGGTTTAAAATCGAGTGAAGATATCAACAACGACGAAGAAAATTTCCGCAGTTCCTCGCTGGATTCCAGTTCTTCGATCAGTGACCGATTGCAGGCTTCTGAAGACAGTGGATCCAATACGTTTGCCAAATCGATTGACCCAGTGCTAAATTCCGAACTCTCCAGCGCATCCAGTGATTCGGTGTGTGATTCTTCTCGCGATATTGTAAAATCGTTACGATCGAGACGCTCCTCGGTTCGTAAACTGTTGGAAAGCCTGACGATAGCCACCACAGCGAGAACACGGTCGCTATCATGTAGTAGCACCTCAGTGAATTTTCTCAACCAGAAAAGTCTGCATATGAAGGCCGAATCTAAGTCTTCCCTGTTCAGCACCAACAGCGGCTCGGTTACTCCCAGCAACACGACCAGCAAACCGTCACCGAAGAAAATACTTAGGCGCCCGGTTTCATACACCTATCTGCGGGGTATCTCTGGACTTCCCACTCAGCGTGTTCCCAGGTCATCGATTTGCTGCAGCTACTACGTGCGTTAGTGCGCGGTACAAACTCTTCGAGGGAACTTATCGGCGTTTACGCGAAATATTCATATCAACTGCAACTGGATAACAAATAAGACTCCCCTTTTCTTGTGACGAAACTAGCAAAGCAGAACGAATTTTGTGATTGATTAGCGTGCGAAATTGTGAACCAAACCAAACAATATAGACTCAAACGGCATTCGGTACCTTGTGGCGCTTTCGAGTGTAGCTGATTTCCAACCCGCCATCGGTGCGGATGTTTTGTTATGTAGTTTGTAATATCATGTTTTCACAGCGAAGAAGGGAACTTTGATACAGCGCATATGAAAAAAAGTAATGATAAAAATTCGGACAATTAAAGTGCAATTATTCTAAAACTCTTCACTTATTGGGTACGAGTTCGATGAAAATGTAATACAATTTGACCAAATTAAATGATGTGGTGCAGTAAACCCTTCTTTGAAGACTAAGTAACCTAAGCTTAATGATAATACTATTAATTAAAAACTAATCAAATCCTTGCGAGTGGATAGTAGGATGTAGGTAATAATTATTGTAGATAACACTTATTGCAAATAAGTTTTGAACACTAATAACAAGAGATTGATAAACAGTTTCTGCAAAATACGTGGGGTTCAATCCCGACCACCGTCGACGTCTGAGGCGAAAAGTCTAGTCACGAAATGAAGTTGTTCTCCCTGTTCACGAGTTGATAAAAGGTATGGTGCAGGTGGAATCACCTCCCTGGCGTCGGTGATTGGTCATGATTGTGACGCTCATAGACCAGTCGGGAATGAGTAGAGATAAATAGCTCACCACATGTTTTCTATCA
The Toxorhynchites rutilus septentrionalis strain SRP chromosome 2, ASM2978413v1, whole genome shotgun sequence genome window above contains:
- the LOC129768953 gene encoding uncharacterized protein LOC129768953, which codes for MLSCVEMDNNNLSPNIGLTVGAGNNNNSSENIYIDIPTPSTRSVSPLSSVSPGRDKSFGFFQNIYRKIGLKSSEDINNDEENFRSSSLDSSSSISDRLQASEDSGSNTFAKSIDPVLNSELSSASSDSVCDSSRDIVKSLRSRRSSVRKLLESLTIATTARTRSLSCSSTSVNFLNQKSLHMKAESKSSLFSTNSGSVTPSNTTSKPSPKKILRRPVSYTYLRGISGLPTQRVPRSSICCSYYVR